From Caulobacter segnis, a single genomic window includes:
- a CDS encoding TonB-dependent receptor: MKRLRRLHASASCVAITAAMFASSALAQQTQENTAVDEVVVTGIRASLERSIEIKRNNSGVVDAISAEDMGKFPDTNLAESLQRITGVSIDRTNGEGSQVTVRGFGPSFNLVTLNGRTMPTARVATVGGDQSSDTAAGTSRSFDFSNLASEGVSTLEVYKTGRAAIPTGGIGATINVKTRRPLDGKPGLTGSIGVKGVYDTSMDKKVDDFGHKYTPEASGLINWVDDSEKFGVALFGSYQKRDYTTRAATVNDWNIKSYADFIDPANGFVRNGGATQITNAPSNPKTWVAIPNDTRYHFAQGERERVNAQLTAQFRPIETMTITADALYARNKAFERRNDSTNWFNRPFDKVTFDNNPTVATAVLLSENLSGTKDTGFEQQYRGNEDTLKSFGLNGTWDVSDRFHVTVDGHISKADAKPNSPNGASSTAVSIAAPILTSQTVSYQGAAPVPSVTFNDALRGNGNGVLDVGDLASQVARTWAQRQQQKVKEIRADFRWDLDDNGSNIQFGGDYRDSNMLQTSKSTQQDLGSWGMSSPQDVSKNAANLVKAFCLACQFNDFNLNQSGAGLVSFRANAIDLYNALSPVYVAKGNAVGVTGQENNRIKEKIASVYGQLVWKSELVGLPTELVAGVRYETTKTDATSLVLVPSAIIWTADNDFSLQTNGVYQPLTGKGKYNNLLPSMDFKVEFRDDLTGRFSFSRTIARPDYNNLFAAQSVGTPNRPVANGAIPLGAIGNTDLDPLVSDNFDVSLEWYYKPSSYISIGFFDKRVSNFVGTGTKRSSMFDLRDPSSGAPGTLSGDAKTALAAIGAGVGDVNLFTMAALIKTTGSVSAATAQFQANRLPSGDLNQAFVDQILAAVDIAPTSTDPLFSFQVSQPINKTGNIHGFEIAGQHFFGDTGFGVAGAYTLVRGDVGFDNAADPGQDQFALLGLSDTANATLIYEKYGFSARVAYNWRDKFLQATNRGGSRNPVNVAPFGQLDINISYDVTPKLALSFEGINLTKEHLRTYARDEKQVWFAQELDRRFLLGARYRF; the protein is encoded by the coding sequence ATGAAGCGGCTTCGTCGCTTGCACGCGTCTGCCTCTTGCGTCGCCATCACGGCGGCCATGTTCGCCAGCTCAGCGCTGGCCCAGCAGACTCAAGAGAATACCGCCGTCGACGAGGTCGTCGTCACCGGCATCCGCGCATCGCTCGAACGGTCGATCGAGATCAAGCGCAACAACAGCGGCGTGGTCGATGCGATCTCCGCCGAAGACATGGGCAAGTTCCCGGACACCAACCTCGCCGAATCCCTGCAGCGGATCACCGGCGTGTCGATCGACCGGACGAACGGCGAAGGCTCGCAGGTCACGGTGCGGGGCTTTGGTCCCAGCTTCAACCTGGTGACCCTGAACGGCCGCACCATGCCCACCGCGCGGGTCGCCACGGTCGGCGGCGACCAGTCCTCGGACACCGCGGCCGGCACGAGCCGGTCGTTCGACTTCTCCAACCTCGCCTCGGAAGGCGTGTCCACGCTGGAGGTCTACAAGACCGGCCGCGCGGCTATCCCGACGGGCGGCATCGGCGCCACGATCAACGTCAAGACCCGCCGCCCGCTGGACGGCAAGCCGGGCCTGACGGGCAGCATCGGGGTCAAGGGCGTCTACGACACCAGCATGGACAAGAAGGTCGATGATTTCGGCCACAAGTACACGCCGGAAGCTTCGGGCCTGATCAACTGGGTCGACGACAGCGAGAAGTTCGGCGTCGCCCTGTTCGGCAGCTATCAAAAGCGCGACTACACCACGCGCGCGGCCACGGTGAACGACTGGAACATCAAGTCGTACGCCGACTTCATCGATCCGGCCAACGGCTTCGTCCGCAACGGCGGCGCCACCCAGATCACCAACGCCCCGTCGAACCCGAAGACCTGGGTCGCGATCCCCAATGACACCCGCTATCACTTCGCTCAAGGCGAACGTGAGCGCGTCAACGCTCAGCTGACGGCGCAATTCCGCCCGATCGAGACCATGACGATCACGGCCGACGCCCTGTACGCCCGCAACAAGGCGTTCGAGCGCCGCAACGACAGCACGAACTGGTTCAATCGCCCGTTCGACAAGGTGACCTTCGACAACAATCCGACGGTCGCCACGGCCGTCCTGCTGTCGGAGAACCTGAGCGGCACCAAGGATACGGGCTTCGAGCAGCAGTACCGCGGCAACGAGGATACGCTGAAGTCGTTCGGCCTGAACGGAACCTGGGATGTCTCGGACCGCTTCCACGTCACCGTGGACGGCCATATCTCGAAGGCGGACGCCAAGCCGAATTCGCCGAACGGGGCCAGCTCCACGGCGGTCTCGATCGCCGCTCCGATCTTGACGTCCCAGACCGTCAGCTACCAGGGCGCGGCCCCGGTCCCGAGCGTCACGTTCAACGACGCTCTGCGCGGCAACGGCAACGGCGTTCTAGACGTCGGCGACCTGGCCAGCCAGGTGGCTCGCACCTGGGCGCAACGCCAGCAGCAAAAGGTCAAGGAAATCCGGGCCGACTTCCGTTGGGACCTGGACGACAACGGCAGCAACATCCAGTTCGGTGGCGACTATCGCGACTCGAACATGCTGCAGACCAGCAAGTCGACCCAGCAAGACCTGGGCAGCTGGGGCATGTCCAGCCCGCAGGACGTCTCCAAGAACGCCGCCAACTTGGTGAAGGCGTTCTGCCTGGCCTGCCAGTTCAACGACTTCAACCTGAACCAGTCGGGCGCGGGCCTGGTCTCGTTCCGCGCCAACGCCATCGACCTCTACAACGCCCTGTCGCCGGTCTATGTGGCCAAGGGCAACGCGGTCGGCGTCACGGGCCAGGAAAACAACCGCATCAAGGAAAAGATCGCTTCGGTCTATGGCCAGCTGGTCTGGAAGTCGGAGCTGGTCGGTCTGCCGACCGAACTGGTCGCCGGCGTCCGTTACGAGACCACCAAGACCGACGCGACGTCGCTGGTCCTGGTGCCCAGCGCGATCATCTGGACGGCGGACAACGACTTCTCCCTGCAAACCAACGGCGTTTACCAACCGCTGACGGGCAAGGGTAAGTACAACAATCTGCTGCCGTCGATGGACTTCAAGGTCGAGTTCCGCGACGACCTGACGGGGCGCTTCTCGTTCAGCCGGACGATCGCGCGCCCGGACTACAACAACCTGTTCGCCGCCCAGAGCGTCGGGACGCCGAACCGTCCGGTCGCCAACGGGGCCATCCCGCTGGGCGCCATCGGCAACACCGACCTGGATCCGCTGGTCTCCGACAACTTCGACGTCTCGCTGGAGTGGTACTACAAGCCCAGCAGCTACATCTCGATCGGCTTCTTCGACAAGCGGGTGAGCAACTTCGTCGGCACCGGCACCAAGAGGTCGAGCATGTTCGACCTGCGTGACCCCAGCTCCGGCGCGCCGGGCACCCTGTCCGGCGACGCCAAGACCGCTCTGGCGGCCATCGGCGCGGGCGTCGGCGACGTGAACCTGTTCACGATGGCGGCCCTGATCAAGACGACCGGTTCGGTGTCGGCCGCCACGGCTCAGTTCCAGGCCAACCGCCTTCCCAGCGGTGACCTGAACCAAGCCTTCGTCGACCAAATCCTGGCGGCCGTGGACATCGCGCCCACCAGCACCGATCCGCTGTTCAGCTTCCAGGTCTCGCAGCCGATCAACAAGACCGGCAACATCCACGGCTTCGAAATCGCCGGTCAGCACTTCTTCGGCGATACGGGCTTTGGTGTCGCTGGGGCCTATACGCTGGTGCGCGGCGACGTCGGCTTCGACAACGCCGCCGACCCGGGCCAGGACCAGTTCGCTCTGCTGGGCCTGTCGGACACGGCCAACGCCACGCTGATCTACGAGAAGTACGGCTTCTCGGCCCGCGTGGCCTACAACTGGCGGGACAAGTTCCTGCAAGCCACCAACCGCGGCGGCTCGCGCAACCCCGTCAACGTCGCGCCGTTCGGCCAGCTGGACATCAACATCAGCTACGATGTCACCCCGAAGCTGGCCCTCTCCTTCGAAGGCATCAACCTGACCAAGGAGCATCTGCGCACCTATGCCCGCGACGAGAAGCAGGTCTGGTTCGCGCAAGAACTGGACCGGCGCTTCCTGCTCGGCGCCCGCTACCGCTTCTAG
- the galA gene encoding beta-galactosidase GalA — protein MQINRRQALAATAGAAMLARSGAAASQIAPVAAIDLGPRERISLDFDWRFALGHASDPDKDFGFGANQRTYAKQGASAPSWWVAAAAQKDFDDSTWKPVTLPHDWAVELPFANNPDYKPSGKPDDEDLRAAHGYKALGREFPENSVGWYRKAFTLPASDAGKRVSIEFDGAFRDALVIVNGYILEREDSGYSPFRVDITDIANVGGDNWLTVRVDASLGEGWFYEGAGLYRHVWLVKTAPVHVPQWGVFVRAKVDGTVQIDTDLVNESDASQAFEVSHAVLDAAGKPVLAVAPAADRIPAWERVSLSQTVTLSNPILWSLENPHLYTLVTETKVGGAVVDRFVTRFGVRAIRFDAQKGFFLNDKPVKLKGSCNHQDHAGVGAAIPDALQVWRLEQLKSMGNNAYRASHNPPTPELLDACDRLGILVIDETRRMSSDPTSMDELERLVRRDRNHPSVILWSIGNEEPQQGTARGAKVATTMKRLVNRLDPTRLVTAAMDNGFGEGISTVIDVQGFNYRHEKMDDFHARFPNTPIIGTESASVVTTRGEYARDEAKSYVPAYDTDHPWWATTAEKWWSHAADRPWMAGGFIWTGFDYRGEPTPFNRWPSISSHFGAFDTCGFPKDNYYYYRAWWRPEPLLHLLPHWNWEGREGQPIAVWAHSNCDKVELFLNGKSQGVRAVQPNQHVEWSVPYAPGVIEAHGYKGGKVILRERRETAGAPAALRLTADRPKLKADGQDVAILKVEVLDAKGRPVPRADTLVRFEISGAADLIGVGNGNPTSHEPDVASQRKAFNGLLQAIVRTRRNQAGRARVVAVADGLKSAGLDLTFG, from the coding sequence ATGCAGATCAATCGACGTCAGGCCCTGGCCGCCACGGCCGGCGCGGCGATGCTGGCCCGCTCGGGCGCCGCCGCCTCTCAAATCGCTCCAGTCGCCGCCATCGACCTAGGCCCGCGCGAACGGATCTCCCTGGACTTCGACTGGCGCTTCGCCCTGGGCCATGCCTCGGATCCCGACAAGGACTTCGGCTTCGGGGCCAACCAGCGCACCTACGCCAAGCAAGGGGCCAGCGCCCCCAGCTGGTGGGTGGCCGCCGCCGCCCAGAAGGACTTCGACGACAGCACTTGGAAGCCGGTGACGCTGCCGCACGACTGGGCCGTCGAGCTGCCGTTCGCCAACAACCCCGACTACAAGCCCTCGGGCAAGCCCGACGACGAGGATCTGCGGGCAGCCCATGGCTACAAGGCGCTGGGTCGCGAATTCCCTGAAAACAGCGTCGGCTGGTATCGCAAGGCCTTCACCCTGCCGGCCAGCGACGCCGGCAAGAGGGTGTCGATCGAGTTCGACGGCGCGTTCCGCGACGCCCTGGTGATCGTCAACGGCTACATCCTGGAGCGCGAGGACAGCGGCTATTCGCCGTTCCGCGTCGACATCACCGACATCGCCAATGTCGGCGGCGACAACTGGCTGACCGTCCGCGTCGACGCCAGCCTGGGCGAGGGCTGGTTCTACGAAGGGGCGGGCCTCTATCGCCACGTCTGGCTGGTGAAGACCGCGCCGGTCCACGTGCCGCAGTGGGGCGTCTTCGTCCGCGCCAAGGTCGACGGCACGGTCCAGATCGACACCGACCTGGTCAACGAGTCCGATGCCAGCCAGGCGTTCGAGGTCTCGCACGCGGTGCTGGACGCCGCCGGCAAGCCCGTCCTGGCCGTCGCCCCCGCCGCCGACCGCATCCCCGCCTGGGAGCGCGTGAGCCTGTCGCAGACCGTGACCCTGTCCAACCCGATCCTGTGGTCGCTGGAAAACCCGCACCTGTACACGCTGGTCACAGAGACCAAGGTCGGCGGCGCGGTGGTTGACCGGTTCGTCACCCGCTTTGGCGTCCGCGCGATCCGGTTCGACGCCCAGAAAGGCTTCTTCCTCAACGACAAGCCGGTGAAGCTGAAGGGCAGCTGCAACCATCAGGACCACGCGGGCGTCGGCGCGGCGATCCCGGACGCGCTGCAGGTCTGGCGGCTGGAGCAACTGAAGTCGATGGGCAACAACGCCTATCGCGCCTCGCACAATCCGCCGACGCCCGAGCTGCTGGACGCCTGCGACCGCCTGGGCATCCTGGTCATCGACGAGACCCGCCGGATGTCCAGCGATCCCACCTCGATGGACGAGCTGGAGCGCCTGGTCCGCCGCGACCGCAACCACCCGTCCGTCATCCTGTGGTCGATCGGCAACGAGGAGCCGCAACAGGGCACGGCCCGCGGCGCCAAGGTCGCCACCACCATGAAGCGGTTGGTCAATCGCCTGGACCCGACGCGCCTAGTCACCGCGGCCATGGACAACGGCTTCGGCGAGGGCATCAGCACCGTCATCGACGTGCAGGGTTTCAACTATCGCCACGAGAAGATGGACGACTTCCACGCCCGTTTCCCGAACACGCCGATCATCGGCACCGAGAGCGCCAGCGTGGTGACTACGCGCGGCGAGTACGCCCGCGACGAGGCCAAGAGCTACGTGCCCGCCTACGACACCGACCATCCGTGGTGGGCGACGACGGCCGAGAAATGGTGGAGCCACGCCGCCGACCGACCGTGGATGGCGGGCGGCTTCATCTGGACCGGCTTCGACTATCGCGGCGAACCGACGCCGTTCAACCGCTGGCCCAGCATCAGCTCGCACTTCGGGGCCTTCGACACCTGCGGTTTTCCGAAGGACAACTATTACTACTACCGCGCCTGGTGGCGGCCGGAGCCGCTGCTGCACCTGTTGCCGCACTGGAACTGGGAGGGCCGCGAGGGTCAGCCGATCGCGGTCTGGGCGCACAGCAACTGCGACAAGGTCGAGCTCTTCCTGAACGGCAAGAGCCAGGGCGTGCGCGCGGTTCAGCCCAACCAGCACGTCGAATGGTCAGTGCCTTACGCGCCCGGCGTGATCGAGGCGCACGGCTACAAGGGCGGCAAGGTGATCCTGCGCGAACGTCGCGAGACGGCCGGCGCGCCCGCCGCCCTGCGCCTGACCGCCGACCGTCCGAAGCTGAAGGCCGACGGCCAGGACGTGGCGATCCTCAAGGTCGAGGTGCTGGACGCCAAGGGCCGCCCGGTCCCGCGCGCCGACACCCTGGTGCGCTTCGAGATCTCGGGCGCGGCCGACCTGATCGGCGTCGGCAACGGCAATCCGACCAGCCACGAGCCCGACGTGGCGTCCCAGAGGAAGGCTTTCAACGGTCTGCTCCAGGCCATTGTCCGCACCCGACGGAATCAGGCCGGGCGGGCGAGGGTGGTCGCGGTGGCCGACGGCCTGAAGAGCGCCGGCTTGGATCTCACATTCGGTTGA
- a CDS encoding TonB-dependent receptor: MTRHAILLAAVSGIALTSAAGVHAQTTESSQVEEVVVTGVRKSLRDALAVKQGSDKVVEAISAKDIGVLPDVTIAESIARLPGVNATRDRGNDSQAVVRGLGARLVLGTINNREVASSEPDRNVRWEIYPSEVVSGVEVYKSQSADLIAGGVAATININTIAPLDYRGPEFVLRAGPVFYDGGKDIPNYKTTGYRGSGSWVHKLNDDLAVVVGVTAQRQKNGYGSFTGWGYNDSNARPPAGASDYSSDVNHDGKVDYTPWGAQMSASRIDQKRTGISGGLQYKPTDHFELKADALYSKIKIIEVQDQTVWGANNWGNWNTGTGNIGWNDGVYNAPGASYTLINNAVVAARLPFSSVQTVLAKYSEDKDLFAGGLNGKWTGDQWTVTGDVSYSKAKRTNTWKAVRFEAWPDWTSFDWRAGVTPTITTSQESIKLSQTADLAGSHDGPEHLNDELKAAALDFTRDFGGDGFFKSVQFGVRASDRTKDHVSFSFAPSATGATIPTNLLTAYTLSGGANVPALLTGDIDKIAVVAYGANAFDVSKATEELAERWSVNEKVYEGYAKLNFAGDSVGGSWVSGNVGARVVHTETSSDGMQQDTASAFKAVTVDNDYTDILPSANAKFDFGDGKIVRLGLAKVIARPPLDELRASRTLANWSPWTGSAGNPKLKPFEAIQFDASAEYYFRPEALVALSYYYKDVDSYIGWKQTPATFGGQTYTVASPANGGSGYIQGVELTFQTPFFFLPGPLSKFGIYSNYAFVDSDLKEFSPANNPLRMTGLAKNTATVDLWYANGPIEARLGWKYHSPMTVIYGWNGSDLQTLESEKTLDFSSSYKINEAFSVRFQVNNLTNEALRMYRDNDPNRIGRYDSYGRRYLVDFTVKF, encoded by the coding sequence ATGACTCGTCATGCCATTCTGCTCGCCGCTGTCAGCGGCATCGCTCTGACGTCGGCCGCAGGCGTCCACGCCCAAACCACCGAAAGCTCGCAGGTCGAGGAAGTCGTCGTCACCGGCGTCCGCAAAAGCCTGCGCGACGCCTTGGCCGTAAAGCAGGGCTCCGACAAGGTCGTCGAAGCCATCTCGGCCAAGGACATCGGCGTCCTGCCCGACGTGACCATCGCCGAGTCCATCGCCCGCCTGCCGGGCGTCAACGCCACGCGCGACCGCGGCAACGACAGCCAGGCGGTCGTCCGGGGCCTGGGCGCGCGCCTGGTGCTGGGCACCATCAACAACCGCGAGGTCGCCTCGTCGGAACCCGACCGCAACGTCCGCTGGGAGATCTATCCTTCCGAAGTCGTCTCGGGCGTCGAGGTCTACAAGTCGCAGTCGGCCGACCTGATCGCCGGCGGCGTCGCCGCGACCATCAACATCAACACCATCGCTCCGCTGGACTATCGCGGCCCCGAGTTCGTGCTGCGCGCCGGCCCGGTGTTCTATGACGGCGGCAAGGACATCCCGAACTACAAGACGACCGGCTATCGCGGCTCGGGTTCGTGGGTCCACAAGCTGAACGACGACCTGGCCGTCGTCGTCGGCGTCACCGCCCAGCGCCAGAAGAACGGCTATGGCTCGTTCACGGGCTGGGGCTACAACGACAGCAACGCGCGTCCGCCCGCCGGGGCCAGCGACTACAGCAGCGACGTCAATCATGACGGCAAGGTCGACTACACGCCCTGGGGCGCGCAGATGTCGGCCAGCCGCATCGACCAGAAGCGCACCGGGATCTCCGGCGGCCTGCAGTACAAGCCGACCGACCATTTCGAGCTGAAGGCCGACGCCCTCTATTCGAAGATCAAGATCATCGAGGTCCAGGACCAGACCGTCTGGGGCGCCAACAACTGGGGCAACTGGAACACCGGCACGGGCAACATCGGCTGGAACGACGGCGTCTACAACGCGCCGGGCGCGTCCTACACGCTGATCAACAACGCCGTCGTGGCCGCCCGCCTGCCGTTCAGCTCGGTGCAGACCGTGCTGGCCAAGTACAGCGAGGACAAGGACCTGTTCGCCGGCGGCCTGAACGGCAAGTGGACCGGCGACCAATGGACCGTCACCGGCGACGTCTCGTACTCGAAGGCCAAGCGGACCAACACCTGGAAGGCCGTGCGCTTCGAAGCCTGGCCGGACTGGACGTCCTTCGACTGGCGGGCCGGCGTGACGCCGACGATCACCACCAGCCAGGAGAGCATCAAGCTCAGCCAGACGGCGGACCTGGCCGGCTCGCATGACGGCCCCGAACACCTGAACGACGAACTGAAGGCCGCGGCCCTGGACTTCACCCGCGACTTCGGCGGTGACGGCTTCTTCAAGAGCGTGCAGTTCGGCGTCCGGGCTTCGGACCGCACCAAGGACCATGTCAGCTTCAGCTTCGCCCCGTCGGCCACCGGCGCGACGATCCCGACCAACCTGCTGACCGCCTACACGCTCAGCGGCGGCGCCAACGTCCCGGCGCTGCTGACCGGCGACATCGACAAGATCGCCGTGGTCGCCTACGGCGCCAACGCCTTCGACGTCTCCAAGGCGACCGAAGAACTGGCCGAGCGCTGGTCGGTCAACGAGAAGGTCTACGAAGGCTACGCCAAGCTGAACTTCGCGGGCGACAGCGTCGGCGGTTCGTGGGTTTCCGGCAATGTCGGCGCGCGCGTGGTGCACACCGAGACCAGCAGCGACGGCATGCAGCAGGACACCGCAAGCGCCTTCAAGGCCGTGACGGTCGACAACGACTACACCGACATCCTGCCCTCGGCGAACGCCAAGTTCGACTTCGGCGATGGCAAGATCGTCCGCCTGGGCCTGGCCAAGGTGATCGCGCGTCCGCCGCTGGACGAACTGCGCGCCAGCCGCACCCTGGCCAATTGGTCGCCGTGGACCGGCAGCGCCGGCAATCCCAAGCTGAAGCCGTTCGAGGCCATCCAGTTCGACGCCTCGGCCGAATATTACTTCCGTCCCGAAGCCCTGGTGGCGCTGTCCTACTACTACAAGGACGTCGACAGCTATATCGGCTGGAAGCAGACGCCGGCTACCTTCGGCGGCCAGACCTATACGGTCGCCAGCCCGGCCAACGGCGGCAGCGGCTACATCCAGGGCGTCGAGCTGACGTTCCAGACGCCGTTCTTCTTCCTGCCGGGCCCGCTCAGCAAGTTCGGCATCTATTCGAACTACGCCTTCGTGGACTCGGACCTGAAGGAGTTCTCGCCGGCCAACAATCCGCTGCGGATGACGGGCCTGGCCAAGAACACCGCCACGGTCGACCTGTGGTACGCCAACGGCCCGATCGAGGCGCGCCTGGGCTGGAAGTACCACTCGCCGATGACGGTCATCTACGGCTGGAACGGCTCGGACCTGCAGACCCTGGAGAGCGAGAAGACCCTCGACTTCAGCTCCTCGTACAAGATCAACGAGGCCTTCAGCGTCCGCTTCCAGGTCAACAACCTGACCAATGAAGCGCTGCGGATGTACCGCGACAACGATCCCAACCGGATCGGCCGCTACGACAGCTACGGCCGTCGCTACCTGGTCGACTTCACGGTCAAGTTCTAG